The following coding sequences are from one Schizosaccharomyces osmophilus chromosome 1, complete sequence window:
- the rps2201 gene encoding 40S ribosomal protein S15a, translating into MVRQSVLSDCLNNIVNAERRGRRQVLIRPSSKVIVKFLTVMQKHGYIDEFEEIDDHRSGKIVIQLNGRINKCGVISPRFNIKIKDIEKWVNNLLPSRQVGIIVLTTSRGIMSHNEARAKDTGGKILGFFY; encoded by the coding sequence ATGGTTCGTCAATCTGTCCTCTCCGACTGTTTGAACAACATTGTTAACGCTGAGCGTCGTGGACGTCGTCAAGTGCTTATCCGTCCTTCTTCCAAGGTCATTGTCAAGTTCTTGACTGTCATGCAAAAGCATGGTTACATTGACGAATTCGAGGAGATTGATGACCATCGTTCTGGCAAGATTGTTATCCAATTGAACGGTCGTATCAACAAGTGTGGTGTTATCTCTCCCCGCTTCAACATCAAGATCAAGGATATTGAGAAGTGGGTCAACAACCTCTTGCCCTCTCGTCAAGTCGGTATCATTGTCTTGACCACCTCCCGTGGTATCATGTCTCACAACGAAGCTCGTGCCAAGGACACTGGTGGTAAGATCCTCGGTTTCTTCTACTAG
- the rpc11 gene encoding DNA-directed RNA polymerase III complex subunit Rpc11, with protein sequence MQFCPTCGNHLVIAIDEEGRNAFDCKTCPYQFPISALLYSRHEFPQKKVDDVLGGDEAFESNQQTEVACDNSKCDNNRAYFFQLQIRSADEPMSTFYRCTKCKFQWREN encoded by the coding sequence atgCAATTTTGCCCAACCTGCGGAAATCATCTTGTGATAGCCATTGACGAAGAAGGCCGTAATGCTTTTGACTGTAAAACATGCCCCTACCAATTTCCTATTTCAGCTTTGCTTTATAGCAGACACGAGTTTccacaaaagaaagttgACGATGTGTTAGGAGGTGATGAAGCATTCGAATCGAACCAACAAACAGAAGTGGCATGTGATAATAGCAAATGTGATAATAATCGTGCTTACTTCTTCCAACTTCAAATTCGAAGTGCTGATGAGCCAATGAGTACGTTCTACCGTTGTACCAAGTGCAAGTTTCAATGGCGtgaaaattaa
- the crd1 gene encoding cardiolipin synthase/ hydrolase fusion protein Crd1 yields the protein MFRAINHRYWQAAAHQAKHHAIRRLTTEAPTAGNRVADVAFAFDIDGVLIRGGKGLTEGTKTLRYLQEHKIPFILLTNGGGMHETTRAERLSKLLQISLKEVDFCQSHTPFKNLKDKYKHILVLGGSDDSVRKTAEMYGFPSVINELDVIAKRGSPFWPFTSFTESDLKKARDFDLNQPIEAVFTYVDPVRFGLDLQLVMEMAQSKNGILGTISETNEEGPDIYFSNADLVWPNEYPLPRLGQGAFASCCEKIYNELTGKQMKFTKYGKPHKVTYDYATNILEAKRKALSIPNFPKEIFMVGDNPESDIRGANDYGWTSILVRTGIFQGADNSPKYPAKHVAKNVWEGMRWALSRHMPGSKLDKTMGGIRGFHNSSKPPTTAEKRNEIKGFQLPIRENVFTLPNMLTLSRLFSSPLIAFLYVNNYAKAAACLFMYAGFTDLVDGYLARKFHMRSVAGTVLDPLADKTLMTCLTLCLAYQNSMPALLAGLIIGRDVLLVSMVSFLRYLTLPSPKTVRQYFDFSLPTAELRPTTISKWNTAFQLMLLGLLITEPILPIDIEIAKTPLFYLVGCTTIASGASYIFSRNTFRILNSAKK from the exons ATGTTTCGTGCTATTAATCATAGATACTGGCAGGCTGCTGCCCATCAAGCGAAACATCATGCTATTCGACGTTTAACAACAGAAGCGCCGACTGCTGGAAATCGAGTGGCTGATGTAGCCTTCGCATTTGA TATTGATGGTGTCCTAATTCGAGGAGGGAAAGGCTTGACAGAAGGAACTAAGAC CTTACGTTATCTTCAGGAGCACAAAATTCCGTTCATTCTACTCACGAATGGAGGTGGAATGCATGAAACAACACGAGCCGAGCGCTTGTCCAAGCTTTTGCAGATTAGCTTGAAGGAAGTCGACTTTTGTCAGTCGCACACCCCATTCAAAAATCTCAAAGATAAGTACAAACATATACTCGTTCTCGGAGGAAGCGACGACAGCGTACGGAAGACAGCTGAGATGTATGGCTTTCCAAGTGTCATCAATGAACTTGATGTAATTGCTAAGCGTGGTTCTCCATTTTGGCCCTTTACCTCTTTTACAGAAAGcgatttgaaaaaagctCGTGACTTTGACTTGAATCAACCCATTGAGGCCGTGTTTACCTATGTTGATCCAGTGAGATTTGGACTTGATTTGCAACTTGTTATGGAAATGGCTCAATCGAAGAACGGTATTCTAGGTACTATATCTGAAACAAATGAAGAGGGACCtgatatatatttttcaaa TGCCGATTTGGTTTGGCCAAATGAGTACCCACTTCCTCGTTTGGGTCAAGGTGCATTTGCTTCTTGTTGtgaaaaaatttataatgAGCTTACTGGAaagcaaatgaaatttaCTAAGTATGGGAAGCCCCATAAAGTTACTTACGATTATGCTACCAATATCCTTGAAGCAAAGCGAAAGGCTTTGAGTATCCCCAATTTCCCCAAAGAAATCTTTATGGTTGGTGATAATCCCGAAAGCGATATTCGCGGAGCCAACGACTATGGGTGGACTAGCATCTTGGTTCGTACTGGTATATTCCAGGGTGCGGATAACAGCCCCAAATACCCTGCCAAGCATGTTGCCAAAAATGTTTGGGAAGGCATGCGATGGGCCCTTTCCCGACACATGCCTGGTTCAAAATTGGATAAGACAATGGGTGGTATTCGTGGTTTTCACAATTCTTCGAAACCACCAACCACAGCTGAAAAACGTAATGAAATAAAGGGCTTTCAATTGCCCATTCGTGAGAATGTATTTACATTGCCTAACATGCTGACCCTGTCAAGGCTTTTCTCATCTCCACTAATTGCGTTTCTTTATGTGAACAACTACGCGAAAGCAGCtgcttgtttgtttatgtaTGCTGGATTTACCGATTTGGTGGATGGCTATCTTGCTAGAAAGTTTCACATGCGGAGCGTTGCTGGTACGGTTTTGGACCCTCTTGCTGACAAGACATTAATGACATGTTTGACACTTTGTTTGGCATATCAAAACTCAATGCCTG CACTACTAGCTGGTTTAATAATTGGAAGAGATGTTTTGCTTGTGTCCATGGTCAGCTTTCTCCGATACCTAACTCTCCCATCTCCAAAAACTGTGAGGcaatattttgattttagCCTTCCGACTGCTGAATTACGGCCTACGACAATTAGCAAG TGGAATACTGCTTTTCAATTGATGTTGCTTGGTCTTTTAATTACTGAGCCGATACTACCGATAGACATTGAAATCGCCAAAACCCCACTATT TTATCTAGTTGGATGCACAACAATTGCATCCGGGGCTTCCTATATTTTCAGTCGCAACACATTCCGTATATTGAATTCGGCAAAAAAATAG
- the ogm1 gene encoding ER membrane protein O-mannosyltransferase Ogm1, translated as MGKSTSSAVQNEKQRRNVRDVELSRPRKFFTSRDFGIVILLTVVAFAIRVQRLMIPSKVVFEELRYINYALDYASNRFVLDVYPPLGKLLLSFGLTFFNSDPNLTRVGSTGQEFPSIETARSLRLIVAGFGSLLIPLMYGNVYLSSNSKSAAFMASVFAIFDNGLITMSRYVMIETPTLFFMGLTSFCWMYYENQQKHPFSTKWHFSLLSTGISLGLVISTKLSGVFTLLWLLALVVFHLWNLLGDLSVPITRIIRYGFNYVFYLIGIPMVTYLAIFTVHSELAVKSSTYDSFLTPEYKYALKNNKFEEQYADVAYGSLVTIRNAIPEHGYLHSNELVYPEGTKQQIISLTDRPNQNALWIIEHDNPNENKRENVELLEDGSIVRLRHIMTGRALHSHDHRPLVSNHDWQLEVSGYGGFGFEGDGNDLYRVQILDRPSRYASSNGTVEALNTYFRLIHVFTNCELMTSHRRLPDWGQDHREVTCCRNCIERSTTWVIESNFHDAMPSDARKITYRKPGFFEKFIEANKLMWLKDRKMGDGHEFESHALTWPFLLGPLRFLSDQGLQVYFFGNPVVWYSVLSLTLFFALVMLFFIARWNMGYKDGGPNVYHYSYNIGKFSLAWLIHWAPYILETDRVFLYHYLPALYFGIAALGVGWSFVGVVVLERRPIYSFITTAFIVLMVGVYYLYSPFTFMTPLTRSSCQPLELKGSWNFRCNSYMESLSQYNSDKVSPVYYERAAPHPFVYNDPAGNADTDVPLKENLGVYYPVWDAQVEMGYKVAAEEKAAMEAKENAEKAASAESASVSSEETSHNESSQ; from the coding sequence ATGGGCAAGTCGACGTCGTCTGCTGTGCAGAACGAAAAGCAGAGAAGAAATGTCCGTGATGTGGAGCTTTCTCGCCCTCGAAAGTTCTTCACATCTAGAGATTTTGGAATTGTGATATTACTCACAGTTGTTGCATTCGCTATTCGAGTTCAACGCTTAATGATTCCTTCTAAGGtggtttttgaagagttAAGATACATAAATTATGCCCTTGATTACGCATCGAATAGATTTGTTTTGGATGTTTATCCTCCTCTTGGAAAGCTATTACTTAGTTTTGGTCTAACATTCTTTAATTCCGATCCTAATCTTACAAGAGTAGGTTCTACAGGGCAGGAATTCCCTTCCATTGAAACGGCGAGGAGTCTTCGTTTAATCGTCGCTGGGTTTGGCTCTCTTTTGATCCCTTTAATGTATGGTAATGTGTATCTTTCATCAAACTCCAAATCCGCTGCTTTCATGGCTTCCGTTTTTGCTATCTTCGACAACGGGTTAATTACAATGAGCCGCTATGTTATGATTGAAACTCCTaccttattttttatggGTTTAACCTCCTTCTGCTGGATGTACTATGAAAACCAGCAAAAACACCCTTTTTCCACAAAATGGCACTTCAGTCTTTTGTCTACCGGTATTAGTCTTGGCCTTGTAATCAGCACTAAGCTTTCAGGAGTATTTACACTTTTATGGTTATTAGCTTTAGTGGTATTCCATCTTTGGAATTTACTTGGTGACCTCAGTGTGCCAATCACCCGTATCATTCGTTATGGTTTCAATTATGTATTCTATCTTATAGGGATTCCCATGGTTACATACCTCGCTATATTCACTGTTCATTCGGAATTAGCAGTTAAGTCTAGTACTTACGATTCATTTTTGACCCCTGAGTATAAGTACGCATTAAAGAATAATAAGTTTGAAGAGCAATATGCAGATGTGGCGTACGGCTCTTTGGTAACAATTCGTAATGCTATTCCTGAACACGGTTATTTGCATTCGAACGAACTCGTGTATCCCGAAGGCACTAAACAACAGATAATTTCATTGACGGATCGTCCTAATCAAAATGCTCTTTGGATCATCGAACATGATAATCCTAATGAAAACAAGCGTGAAAATGTCGAATTGTTGGAAGATGGCAGCATTGTTCGTCTTCGCCATATCATGACAGGAAGAGCCTTGCATTCTCACGATCACAGACCTCTTGTGAGTAATCACGATTGGCAGCTGGAAGTTTCTGGTTACGGTGGCTTTGGTTTCGAAGGAGATGGAAATGATTTATACCGTGTTCAAATACTTGACCGTCCTTCTCGTTATGCCTCCTCCAATGGCACAGTTGAGGCATTAAATACTTATTTTAGATTGATACACGTATTTACTAACTGCGAGTTGATGACTTCCCATCGCCGTCTTCCTGATTGGGGGCAAGACCATCGCGAGGTTACATGCTGTAGAAATTGTATCGAGCGAAGTACAACTTGGGTTATCGAATCAAATTTCCACGATGCAATGCCTTCCGATGCTAGAAAAATAACTTACAGAAAGCCGggtttctttgaaaaattcaTAGAAGCAAACAAGCTGATGTGGTTAAAGGACCGAAAAATGGGAGATGGACATGAATTCGAAAGTCATGCTTTGACGTGGCCTTTCTTGTTAGGACCTTTGAGATTTTTATCAGATCAGGGTCTCCAGGTTTACTTCTTTGGTAATCCCGTTGTTTGGTACAGTGTGTTGTCTCTGactcttttctttgcgTTGGTAATGCTGTTTTTCATTGCAAGATGGAATATGGGTTACAAAGATGGAGGTCCTAATGTTTACCATTACTCATACAATATTGGCAAATTTTCTCTCGCTTGGTTAATTCACTGGGCTCCTTATATTCTTGAAACGGATCGTGTATTCTTGTATCATTATCTTCCAGCCTTGTATTTTGGAATTGCGGCACTTGGTGTGGGCTGGTCATTCGTTGGAGTTGTGGTCCTGGAGCGCCGTCCTATCTATTCTTTCATTACAACAGCCTTCATTGTGTTGATGGTGGGTGTTTATTACCTCTATAGCCCTTTTACGTTCATGACTCCTTTGACCCGATCATCATGTCAGCCACTTGAATTGAAAGGTTCTTGGAATTTCAGATGCAACAGCTATATGGAATCCTTATCCCAATACAATTCTGACAAAGTCAGCCCTGTTTACTATGAGAGAGCCGCTCCCCATCCTTTTGTGTATAACGATCCTGCTGGAAACGCTGATACAGACGTtcctttaaaagaaaaccttGGGGTATATTATCCCGTATGGGATGCGCAAGTAGAGATGGGCTACAAGGTTGCagctgaagaaaaggcCGCTATGGAAGCAAAAGAGAATGCTGAAAAAGCAGCATCGGCTGAATCCGCTTCTGTGTCTTCTGAAGAGACTTCACACAATGAGTCATCACAGTAA
- the pso2 gene encoding DNA 5' exonuclease: MSKRKTSTILDFFQKNNTGRNIWGNEAAAIEASQKEAKTKATSLQVEEITPEALERFNDPSTKLENVEPPQWAPQNETGFLEPLKSSSYKIEKISMPEVMLCPVCQIDFSALSVDANEHVNACLDGRTPETFAKNAKKKLFLSSKSSQDADTIVVDPRTTPTLDANKPAKKSNLAPFYKIMPYNMPFAVDAFSFGAIDGVEAYFLSHFHADHYGGLSSKWEHGPIYCSEVTGNLLINVLHVNEKYVHKLSLNEPHNIMGVTVCLINANHCPGSAMFLFETLHENKTKRVLHCGDFRASRAHVTHPALKDKTIHKLYLDTTYLNPKYTFPAQKDVVDACARKALDVRNAANSKLLIVVSTYSIGKEKVAIAIAKALSSKIFVVPRKRLIIEQLGDQELLDLLTDDPSQASVHMVTMGGIQPGSLLEYLEQHNSFERVIGYRVTGWTFQPLEKRADLSSNLESIISRPPQFVSHDLRAMRGANDKVAAFVAPYSEHSSFYDLTMFCLSMNILSTIPTVNMGSQRSREKMQIWLDRWAWRRKKQGLISVDDTNW; the protein is encoded by the coding sequence ATgagcaaaaggaaaacatcTACGATTTTagatttctttcaaaaaaataatactGGCCGTAATATATGGGGAAACGAAGCCGCAGCCATTGAGGCATCCCAGAAAGAGGCCAAAACCAAAGCAACCAGTTTGCAAGTCGAAGAAATAACTCCTGAAGCTTTAGAACGATTCAATGACCCGTCGACAAAGCTTGAAAACGTGGAGCCTCCTCAATGGGCGCCTCAAAACGAAACTGGATTTCTAGAACCTTTAAAGTCCTCTAGttacaaaattgaaaagatcAGTATGCCGGAGGTAATGCTCTGCCCTGTTTGCCAAATTGACTTTTCAGCCCTTTCCGTTGATGCTAATGAACACGTGAACGCTTGCCTTGATGGTCGAACACCTGAAACCTTTGCTAAAAATGCCAAAAAGAAGTTATTTTTGTCTTCGAAAAGCTCACAGGATGCTGATACCATCGTTGTTGACCCTAGAACTACGCCCACCCTGGATGCTAATAAACCTGCAAAGAAGTCCAATCTGGCTCCTTTCTATAAGATTATGCCTTATAATATGCCCTTCGCCGTTGACGCTTTTAGCTTTGGAGCTATAGATGGCGTTGAAGCTTACTTTTTGTCTCATTTCCATGCTGATCATTACGGTGGATTGTCCTCGAAATGGGAACATGGCCCTATATATTGCTCCGAAGTCACTGGAAATTTACTTATCAATGTCCTTCACGTGAATGAAAAGTATGTGCACAAGCTTTCGTTAAACGAGCCTCACAACATTATGGGTGTTACAGTTTGTCTCATTAATGCCAATCATTGTCCCGGTTCAGCTATGTTTCTCTTCGAGACTCTTCACGAAAATAAGACAAAGAGGGTCCTTCATTGTGGTGATTTCCGGGCTTCTAGAGCTCACGTTACACACCCAGCTTTGAAAGACAAAACTATCCATAAATTGTATCTGGACACTACATACCTAAATCCAAAATATACATTTCCTGCACAAAAAGACGTTGTTGACGCGTGTGCTCGCAAAGCACTAGATGTGAGGAATGCAGCCAACTCAAAATTGCTTATAGTTGTTAGCACATACAGCATTGGCAAGGAAAAGGTTGCCATAGCTATAGCAAAAGcactttcttcaaaaatttttgtGGTGCCTAGAAAACGACTTATTATAGAACAACTTGGCGACCAGGAATTGCTGGATTTGTTAACAGATGACCCGTCACAGGCATCTGTGCATATGGTAACTATGGGCGGTATACAGCCCGGTTCTTTATTGGAATATCTCGAGCAACACAATTCTTTTGAGAGAGTGATTGGGTATCGAGTTACTGGATGGACGTTTCAGCCGCTAGAAAAACGAGCTGATCTTAGTAGTAACCTTGAGTCCATAATTTCTCGGCCACCACAGTTTGTATCCCACGACTTGCGAGCTATGAGAGGAGCAAACGACAAAGTTGCTGCATTCGTAGCTCCCTATAGTGAGCATTCTAGTTTTTATGACTTGACTATGTTTTGCCTTAGTATGAATATCCTGTCCACCATTCCTACGGTAAACATGGGTAGCCAGCGATCTCGTGAAAAAATGCAGATATGGCTTGATCGGTGGGCTTGGCGTCGCAAGAAACAAGGGTTGATTTCTGTGGACGATACGAATTGGTAA
- the esc1 gene encoding DNA-binding transcription factor Esc1 → MSNAYSLPHMPSITTTGPTSYSLPNLGATTSSSSTSSQQYPPPSTDSSFSYSSSQPRLPPINCITKPFQHPPPQSSWPPLSSSVSPSSSSALKESSSSSSSSSSIPYSRTLPSSSNPSFPNSLSAAAAPSLTSNKDPSSSSSPESLHSSPYANSNNYMPLPSQQSISSNPSIRNDAFTTYVHSVQNPNPPLKPLYLTPQNLPPSAISSGSSKPSSPSVPTPPLQQIPVPDYHHQSYYHQPHKQQSPASNPSSHSSTLSKVCPPTGPYPLNANVSYGRNDYLRRVTSMVPVHTDYMNPYVRNPELRTSHKLAERKRRKEIKELFDDLKDALPVDKSTKSSKWGLLTRAIQYIEQLKSEQMALESHIKNLENQPHRENQA, encoded by the coding sequence ATGTCTAATGCTTATTCGCTTCCTCATATGCCTTCCATCACCACTACTGGTCCCACTTCATACTCTCTCCCAAACCTCGGTGCTACCACTTCATCTTCCTCTACCTCCTCCCAACAATACCCTCCTCCATCAACAGATTCCTCCTTTTCCTATTCTTCCTCCCAGCCTCGCCTTCCTCCCATCAATTGTATTACAAAGCCCTTTCAACATCCTCCTCCCCAATCTTCTTGGCCTCCTCTCTCTTCTTCCGTTTCTCCTTCCTCCTCTTCCGCCCTAAAAGAAtcttcctcctcttcttcttcttcttcttccatacCTTACTCCCGTACCCTCCCCTCTTCCTCCAATCCTTCTTTCCCAAATTCCCTTTCCGCCGCCGCCGCTCCTTCTTTAACCTCCAACAAGgatccttcttcttcttcctctccCGAATCCCTTCACTCTTCTCCTTACGCGAATTCCAACAACTACATGCCCCTCCCCTCCCAACAATCCATCTCTTCGAATCCCTCCATTCGAAACGATGCTTTTACTACCTACGTTCATTCCGTCCAGAATCCAAATCCTCCTCTGAAGCCTTTATACCTCACTCCCCAGAATCTCCCCCCTTCTGCCATTTCTTCGGGTTCTAGCAAACCTTCTTCCCCGTCCGTCCCTACTCCCCCCCTCCAACAAATACCTGTCCCAGACTACCACCATCAGTCTTACTACCATCAACCTCATAAGCAGCAGTCCCCCGCTTCCAATCCCTCCTCTCATTCTTCTACCCTCTCCAAAGTTTGCCCACCTACTGGGCCTTACCCTCTCAACGCAAACGTCTCTTACGGCCGCAATGATTACTTGCGTCGTGTTACCTCCATGGTTCCCGTTCACACCGACTACATGAATCCCTATGTGCGAAACCCAGAACTTCGCACGAGCCATAAACTCGCCGAACGAAAACGCCGTAAGGAAATCAAGGAGCTCTTTGATGACCTCAAGGATGCTCTTCCGGTCGACAAGAGTACAAAGTCTTCGAAATGGGGTTTGCTAACCCGTGCCATTCAGTACATCGAACAACTTAAATCAGAACAAATGGCCTTGGAGTCCCATATCAAGAATCTTGAAAATCAACCTCATAGAGAAAATCAAGCCTGA
- the mug103 gene encoding Schizosaccharomyces specific protein Mug103 encodes MEDFEIIRKQEADPYYFHPCLKFEEHIVDGFLSICKAPPPFSFVASQACNKRSVGAVATESFPPLTNERFFENKKTKKTGCFDCRASSSTDSQELPFTFERDTSKARHKRTRKLLLKDKRARY; translated from the coding sequence atggagGATTTTGAGATAATTcgaaaacaagaagcaGATCCGTATTACTTTCATCCTTGTCTTAAATTTGAAGAGCACATCGTCGATGGATTTCTTTCGATTTGCAAGGCCCCTCCCCCTTTCTCATTCGTTGCTTCTCAAGCTTGTAACAAACGGTCTGTAGGTGCAGTCGCTACTGAAAGCTTTCCTCCATTAACAaatgaaagattttttgaaaataaaaagacaaagaaaactgGGTGCTTTGACTGCCGAGCGTCCTCCTCTACTGATTCTCAAGAATTGCCGTTTACTTTTGAAAGGGACACCTCGAAAGCTAGGCATAAAAGGACTCGAAAGTTGCTTCTGAAAGACAAACGAGCAAGGTATTGA
- the fsh2 gene encoding serine hydrolase-like yields MASDSSTKLKVLCLHGYGESGNLLSVKMRALREQLVNDVEFYFPTGPIKLSNDKGQAGYSDEDSEDSFDEASTTWGWWRIDEYGDSQTLEPKFSYGHLASYICKHGPFDGIMGFSQGSNLAANLAMFATLPKYQEYFGQKQFRFGIFFSGYYRALAIDGETHEIKLKMPTLHFLGKYDNVLSTESSTTLIQICEDSQVLFHPGAHQIPSPNAYVEAAADFIDFFGRGDWPVVSKKISLIIPTPKPNALASSQYSSMNHLGSNNNHLEKELISKIVSRTSKNGVNIVLSNLHTFNEYEEILKKRLFSLVITDGQEPKSFDDSVHYVSTFKQALNMLKARENSIGRVYVIGDKRLLTLGLMCRCTKRIIAVTGAKDKFQMKPPVNTVSHSVPFLEYSKEWLQAKSSQIRQWTGQNRLKHLSTDESGEPITMKLQMWERL; encoded by the coding sequence ATGGCTTCAGATTCTTCAACTAAACTTAAAGTCCTTTGCCTGCATGGTTATGGCGAATCGGGCAATCTGTTGTCTGTAAAGATGCGCGCTTTGCGTGAACAATTGGTCAATGATGtcgaattttattttcctacTGGTCCCATCAAACTCTCGAATGACAAAGGTCAAGCTGGCTACTCCGATGAGGACTCTGAAGACTCATTTGATGAAGCCTCTACCACCTGGGGATGGTGGAGAATTGACGAGTATGGAGATTCCCAAACTTTAGaaccaaaattttcatACGGGCACTTGGCTTCTTATATATGCAAGCATGGCCCTTTCGACGGGATCATGGGTTTCTCCCAAGGCTCAAATTTAGCTGCCAATCTTGCAATGTTTGCTACCCTCCCGAAATACCAAGAATATTTTGGTCAAAAGCAGTTTCGATTTGGCATATTCTTTAGCGGTTATTATCGTGCACTAGCCATCGATGGAGAAACTCATGAAATCAAACTGAAAATGCCCACTCTTCATTTCCTGGGTAAGTATGATAACGTCTTGTCCACCGAAAGTTCTACTACCTTAATCCAAATTTGTGAGGATTCACAAGTGCTATTCCACCCCGGTGCTCATCAAATACCATCTCCTAATGCTTATGTTGAGGCCGCTGCTGACTTTATTGACTTCTTCGGTCGCGGAGATTGGCCAGTcgtttcaaagaaaatatctCTCATTATTCCTACACCAAAACCCAATGCTCTAGCTTCCTCTCAGTACTCTAGTATGAACCATCTGGGAAGTAACAATAATCATTTGGAGAAGGAacttatttcaaaaatcgTATCCCGAACCTCTAAGAATGGAGTCAACATAGTTTTAAGCAATCTTCACACGtttaatgaatatgaaGAGATTCTTAAGAAGAGGTTATTTTCCCTTGTAATCACAGATGGTCAGGAGCCCAAGTCCTTTGATGATTCTGTTCACTATGTTTCTACCTTCAAACAGGCATTAAACATGTTGAAAGCAAGGGAGAATTCCATCGGCCGTGTCTATGTTATTGGTGATAAAAGATTGTTGACTCTGGGTTTGATGTGCCGTTGCACGAAGCGCATAATTGCCGTAACAGGTGCCAAAGACAAATTTCAAATGAAACCCCCGGTAAACACCGTCAGTCACAGTGTTCCTTTCTTGGAATATAGCAAAGAATGGCTGCAGGCCAAATCATCTCAGATCCGTCAGTGGACTGGGCAGAACCGACTGAAGCATTTGAGTACTGACGAATCCGGTGAACCGATAACAATGAAGTTACAAATGTGGGAGCGCTTATAA
- the csn4 gene encoding COP9/signalosome complex subunit Csn4, translated as MDEVLHSFLEGKLSKERFQATLALHYTNEQGLYEELKNCVQICIQYGRDERTNEAFHHLLDVTAGISSLAIRKGLLEYMYEQLSPLEGIRSELLAKCSLQLAAVFEAENNYENLCTALETLEKHANLESDLEQLLLLRIRLGENYIKFGKPEKAILLMRTSMPIAHKTNDHQLLMELQLCNARALDETLQFLDAARSYYKALQYKVPGNEIVFLENLSLAIQCLLLATPSLIVLQFLQELSLLPNVKELPLYPFLEKYLQRNFVTLEDANSILPLLLPHQVQYMHTLIANPKHFLETNLLFVSEFYEVASLESLAKTFSISLNELDAILTNMIFQHRIRASIDQFAGYISFLPNSEKPLNRPNYIENLSQILNQYG; from the coding sequence ATGGATGAAGTCTTGCATTCTTTCCTAGAAGGGAAGCTTTCTAAGGAGCGATTTCAGGCAACATTGGCTTTACATTACACAAACGAGCAAGGATTGTACGAAGAGTTAAAGAATTGTGTTCAAATATGTATTCAATATGGCCGGGATGAGCGGACAAACGAAGCTTTCCATCATTTACTAGACGTGACAGCCGGTATATCTTCTCTTGCAATTCGAAAAGGGCTTCTAGAATACATGTATGAACAACTCTCGCCATTAGAAGGCATTCGGTCCGAGCTATTAGCAAAATGCAGCTTGCAGCTTGCTGCTGTTTTCGAAGCGGAAAACAACTACGAGAACCTTTGTACTGCTCTAGAGACGCTAGAGAAACATGCAAATCTGGAAAGTGACTTGGAACAACTTTTACTGTTAAGAATTCGACTAGGGGAGAATTATATTAAGTTTGGCAAGCCGGAGAAGgcaattcttttgatgcGAACAAGTATGCCTATCGCAcacaaaacaaatgatCATCAGCTTTTGATGGAGCTTCAGCTGTGCAACGCAAGGGCTCTAGATGAAACGTTACAGTTTTTAGATGCAGCAAGAAGCTACTATAAAGCTCTTCAATATAAAGTGCCGGGGAATGAGAttgttttccttgaaaACTTAAGCCTTGCTATACAATGTCTGCTTTTGGCGACACCTTCTCTGATCGTTTTGCAGTTTCTACAAGAACTGTCCTTGCTTCCAAATGTGAAAGAATTGCCGCTGTATCCATTTCTCGAAAAATACcttcaaagaaattttgTTACATTGGAGGATGCAAACTCGATTTTGCCATTATTACTTCCTCACCAAGTTCAGTATATGCATACACTCATAGCAAATCCCAAgcattttttggaaacaaatcttcttttcgtATCCGAATTTTATGAAGTTGCATCTTTGGAGAGTCTAGCGAAAACCTTTAGCATCTCACTGAATGAATTGGATGCGATACTGACAAATATGATTTTTCAACATCGTATTCGGGCATCCATTGATCAATTTGCTGGCtatatttcctttcttcCCAATTCCGAAAAACCTTTGAATCGTCCAAATTACATTGAAAATCTTTCACAAATACTGAATCAATACGGATAG